A single region of the Streptomyces sp. NBC_00425 genome encodes:
- a CDS encoding C40 family peptidase, translating into MATDRSPRSPGGADEPSRAEIQQRVNSLYDRAETDTGTYNATRAMSNLSRRTVGSVANSGRGSADPSLDSVARQWFDVARDKIGPTTAAVLPADRRPPRPARPGPSADSATIRELEAAARRIPELTGPAVAAPPAAIEARRSEPRALEAAAPAALPAPLAALPAPAALPVAPASASAAVAPADRQASLRSTKEQIGRKLATAREVLARAVAQPAPAQQSALTAFIPAQSTSSPSTQSLPAATAQTGYAPAAGPQQPAAPQPVQQPWDTAEQQAFRAEITAAWAGRPAAAPAMAPPAVPPAGPDSLLDTGGFSFPAPAPAFSASDIALVEPAPDLGVEPGFGTPSFGYAIPGLGAAAPESGFAASPAGAVAPDHLMDELGTMTPPAGYAYPEIPVASPEFGFASVATAPAYPTSGLGLPAPTPDVLTAGHGYQTSVGLAAPAAPLPEPVRPAAPADVTVRATGTAYLGKADKALAFARAQIGRPCVWGATGPESYDCSSLTQAAWKAAGVSLPRAAIDQAKAFTRISLADLRAGDLVFFFDDLSHVGLCTGNGMMIHAPGPGAAIREEAILPYGEGALRGAVRPA; encoded by the coding sequence ATGGCGACGGATCGCAGCCCTCGGTCCCCAGGCGGCGCCGACGAGCCGAGCCGGGCGGAGATCCAGCAGCGTGTCAACTCGCTGTACGACCGGGCCGAGACCGACACGGGCACCTACAACGCCACGCGCGCCATGTCGAACCTCTCGCGCCGGACGGTCGGCTCCGTCGCCAACAGCGGCCGCGGATCAGCCGATCCGTCGCTCGACTCGGTGGCCAGGCAGTGGTTCGACGTGGCGCGCGACAAGATCGGACCGACCACCGCGGCCGTGCTGCCGGCCGACCGCCGGCCGCCCCGTCCGGCCCGGCCCGGCCCCTCCGCGGACAGTGCGACGATCCGCGAGCTCGAAGCGGCGGCGCGACGGATTCCGGAACTCACCGGCCCGGCCGTGGCCGCGCCGCCCGCAGCGATCGAGGCGCGCCGCAGCGAGCCCAGGGCCCTCGAGGCAGCCGCACCGGCCGCGCTCCCCGCACCCCTGGCCGCCCTCCCCGCGCCGGCCGCGCTCCCCGTCGCTCCCGCCTCAGCCTCAGCCGCCGTCGCTCCCGCGGACCGGCAGGCCTCGCTCAGGAGCACCAAGGAACAGATCGGGCGCAAGCTCGCCACAGCCCGTGAGGTGCTGGCGCGGGCCGTCGCCCAGCCCGCGCCCGCCCAGCAGTCCGCTCTCACCGCGTTCATCCCCGCGCAGTCCACATCCTCCCCGTCGACGCAGTCCCTGCCCGCGGCGACCGCGCAGACGGGCTATGCGCCCGCCGCCGGACCTCAGCAGCCGGCCGCACCGCAGCCGGTCCAGCAGCCCTGGGACACCGCGGAACAGCAGGCGTTCCGTGCGGAGATCACCGCCGCCTGGGCGGGACGGCCCGCCGCCGCTCCCGCCATGGCCCCTCCCGCCGTACCGCCGGCCGGGCCGGACAGCCTCCTCGACACCGGCGGGTTCTCGTTCCCCGCACCGGCGCCTGCGTTCTCGGCATCCGACATCGCCCTGGTGGAACCGGCGCCCGACCTAGGGGTGGAACCCGGCTTCGGTACACCGTCGTTCGGCTACGCGATACCCGGCCTCGGCGCCGCGGCACCGGAGTCCGGCTTCGCGGCCTCCCCGGCGGGTGCGGTCGCGCCGGACCACCTCATGGACGAACTGGGGACGATGACGCCTCCCGCCGGTTACGCGTACCCCGAAATTCCGGTCGCGTCCCCCGAGTTCGGCTTCGCCTCGGTCGCGACCGCCCCCGCGTACCCCACGTCCGGACTCGGCCTCCCGGCGCCCACGCCGGACGTGCTGACCGCCGGTCACGGCTACCAGACCTCCGTCGGGCTCGCCGCGCCCGCGGCTCCGCTTCCCGAGCCGGTCCGGCCGGCCGCCCCCGCCGACGTCACCGTCCGCGCCACCGGGACGGCCTATCTGGGAAAGGCGGACAAGGCGCTCGCCTTCGCCCGGGCCCAGATCGGACGGCCCTGCGTGTGGGGAGCCACGGGACCGGAGTCCTACGACTGCTCCAGCCTCACCCAGGCCGCCTGGAAGGCCGCCGGGGTGAGCCTGCCGAGGGCCGCCATCGATCAGGCCAAGGCCTTCACCCGGATCAGCCTGGCCGACCTGCGTGCCGGCGACCTCGTGTTCTTCTTCGACGACCTCAGTCACGTCGGGCTGTGCACGGGGAACGGCATGATGATCCACGCCCCCGGTCCGGGCGCCGCCATCCGCGAAGAGGCGATCCTTCCCTACGGAGAGGGCGCGCTGCGCGGCGCCGTCCGGCCTGCCTGA
- a CDS encoding DUF1996 domain-containing protein, which translates to MALILGGGGLMAANVYASATEDGTSGDSVRKGGNSAVTIDCPDVGAKLTTVPEQASAEVDRELAVLDEQVAAAYRQLQESAQAVRQDAGFADNAVMNPLKEKRGATIERIAVAIDRVGDRPEGLESLAACTLRASDDQADEGADGKGDENQGGGQDGQGQDDQGQDDKGRGGQGQGGGQQGGQGQQGNGGQAGNGPVAADFADIASVQPAQQTPDPRSGPSRGVFVTSCGVNAGGLFNSDNVIVAPGVSNGAHHFHDYVGNQSNSAFASDDDLAKAETSCVDQGDKSTYYWPVLRLQNGAQEQDAQSPGGGVEGNAGKIITPKDVTLTFVGNPRSKVTAMPRLLRIITGDAKAFVNGTANANASWSCTGFEDRQLKDKYPLCPSGSDVVRTFRFQSCWDGSNIDSANHRTHVAFAGADGSCPAGFEAVPQLVQRIVYDVDAPSLQDGGRTTPLFAVDSFPEQLHKAVTDHGDFINVFDESLMRQMVDCINEGRQCGAGQNGGGNGNGGNGDNNGGNGNGGNGDNNGGNGNGGDNGGNGSGNGDNGNAGDNGSGNAGGDGAGNGGDNASGNGDNGNGGDNGSGNAGGNAGGNGGGKAGGKAGGNGSGNDDGAGQNAQPSAGKPAPQAPAKNEPRVDAKPSAKAATSAPPAGSGGEIGAPATAPPTVSAPAQSQSQSQVQPPADPGAVTGGTEQQAVQGGLAETGANLWPGALGALLVIGGFVVLRRNARRN; encoded by the coding sequence ATGGCGCTCATCCTCGGCGGCGGCGGGCTGATGGCGGCGAACGTCTACGCCTCGGCGACCGAGGACGGCACCTCGGGCGACTCCGTTCGCAAGGGCGGCAACAGCGCCGTCACCATCGACTGCCCGGACGTGGGCGCCAAGCTGACGACCGTCCCGGAGCAGGCCTCCGCGGAGGTCGACCGCGAACTCGCGGTGCTCGACGAGCAGGTCGCCGCGGCCTACCGGCAACTCCAGGAGTCGGCGCAGGCCGTGCGCCAGGACGCGGGCTTCGCCGACAACGCGGTGATGAACCCGCTCAAGGAGAAGCGCGGCGCGACGATCGAACGGATCGCGGTCGCCATCGACCGGGTCGGCGACCGCCCCGAGGGGCTCGAATCCCTCGCCGCCTGCACCCTGCGCGCCTCCGACGACCAGGCGGACGAGGGCGCCGACGGCAAGGGCGACGAGAACCAGGGCGGCGGCCAGGACGGCCAGGGCCAGGACGACCAGGGCCAGGACGACAAGGGCCGAGGCGGTCAGGGTCAGGGCGGCGGCCAGCAGGGCGGGCAGGGGCAGCAGGGCAACGGCGGGCAGGCCGGGAACGGTCCGGTCGCCGCCGACTTCGCGGACATCGCCTCCGTCCAGCCGGCCCAGCAGACGCCCGACCCCCGCTCCGGCCCCTCCCGAGGCGTCTTCGTCACCAGCTGCGGCGTCAATGCGGGCGGCCTGTTCAACTCGGACAACGTGATCGTGGCGCCGGGCGTCAGCAACGGCGCCCACCACTTCCACGACTACGTGGGCAACCAGTCGAACAGCGCCTTCGCCTCCGACGACGACCTGGCCAAGGCCGAGACGAGCTGCGTCGACCAGGGCGACAAGTCGACCTACTACTGGCCCGTGCTGCGCCTGCAGAACGGCGCCCAGGAGCAGGACGCGCAGAGCCCGGGCGGCGGCGTCGAGGGCAACGCGGGCAAGATCATCACCCCGAAGGACGTCACGCTGACCTTCGTCGGCAACCCGCGCTCCAAGGTCACGGCCATGCCGCGACTGCTGCGCATCATCACCGGTGACGCCAAGGCCTTCGTCAACGGCACGGCCAACGCCAACGCGTCGTGGAGCTGCACCGGGTTCGAGGACCGGCAGCTCAAGGACAAGTACCCGCTCTGCCCGTCCGGCAGCGATGTGGTGCGCACCTTCCGCTTCCAGAGCTGCTGGGACGGCTCCAACATCGACAGCGCCAACCACCGCACCCATGTGGCGTTCGCCGGCGCCGACGGCTCCTGCCCGGCGGGCTTCGAGGCCGTGCCGCAGCTGGTGCAGCGCATCGTGTACGACGTCGACGCGCCGAGCCTGCAGGACGGCGGCCGGACGACCCCCCTGTTCGCGGTGGACTCCTTCCCGGAGCAGCTGCACAAGGCGGTCACCGACCACGGCGACTTCATCAACGTCTTCGACGAGTCCCTGATGCGGCAGATGGTCGACTGCATCAACGAGGGCCGCCAGTGCGGAGCCGGCCAGAACGGCGGCGGCAACGGAAACGGCGGAAACGGCGACAACAACGGCGGAAACGGGAACGGCGGAAACGGCGACAACAACGGCGGAAACGGGAACGGCGGCGACAACGGCGGAAACGGTTCCGGTAACGGGGACAACGGAAACGCCGGCGACAACGGTTCCGGTAACGCCGGCGGCGACGGCGCCGGTAACGGCGGCGACAACGCTTCCGGCAACGGCGACAACGGGAACGGCGGCGACAACGGTTCCGGCAACGCCGGGGGCAACGCCGGTGGCAACGGCGGCGGCAAGGCTGGCGGCAAGGCCGGCGGCAACGGTTCCGGAAACGACGACGGAGCCGGTCAGAACGCTCAGCCGTCCGCCGGCAAGCCCGCTCCCCAGGCGCCGGCAAAGAACGAGCCCCGCGTCGACGCGAAGCCGTCGGCGAAGGCGGCCACCTCGGCGCCTCCGGCGGGCTCGGGCGGCGAGATCGGAGCCCCCGCGACCGCTCCGCCGACCGTGTCCGCCCCGGCACAGTCGCAGTCGCAGTCCCAGGTCCAGCCCCCGGCCGACCCGGGCGCCGTCACCGGCGGCACCGAGCAGCAGGCGGTGCAGGGCGGCCTCGCCGAGACCGGCGCCAACCTGTGGCCCGGGGCGCTCGGCGCGCTGCTGGTGATCGGCGGCTTCGTCGTCCTGCGCCGCAACGCCCGGCGCAACTGA
- a CDS encoding class I SAM-dependent methyltransferase: MTSEDDGQRAARVFDALGPSYEKAFAHSEAHRRSLDWLLGRLTPGSDVLDVGSGTGRPTAATLAAAGHRVLGVDVSPVMVDLAARQVPDATFRCVDVRRLPLRERSLNAVCAYFSLLQMERAQQSELIGTLARALLPGGSLALATVPVDVEGVDAVFMGQPVRVTSYARDGLVDVVTAAGLTVLDEESVLFTPDHPEAGPEPHLFLHCGKP, translated from the coding sequence ATGACGAGCGAGGACGACGGACAGCGCGCGGCGCGGGTGTTCGACGCACTGGGGCCCTCGTACGAGAAGGCGTTCGCCCACTCGGAGGCGCACCGCCGATCCCTGGACTGGCTGCTCGGGCGGCTGACACCGGGCAGCGACGTGCTGGACGTCGGCAGCGGAACGGGAAGGCCCACGGCGGCGACCCTGGCGGCCGCGGGCCATCGCGTGCTGGGCGTCGACGTGTCCCCCGTCATGGTCGACCTCGCCGCGCGCCAGGTGCCGGACGCCACGTTCCGGTGCGTGGACGTACGTCGGCTCCCGCTGCGGGAGCGCTCCTTGAACGCCGTCTGCGCGTACTTCTCCCTGCTGCAGATGGAACGGGCGCAGCAGAGCGAGCTCATCGGCACCCTGGCGCGGGCGCTGTTGCCGGGCGGCAGCCTCGCCCTGGCCACCGTGCCGGTGGACGTGGAGGGCGTCGACGCCGTGTTCATGGGGCAGCCGGTGCGGGTGACCAGCTACGCCCGGGACGGCCTGGTCGACGTCGTCACCGCCGCCGGCCTGACCGTACTGGACGAGGAGAGCGTCCTGTTCACCCCCGACCACCCCGAGGCCGGCCCCGAGCCCCATCTGTTCCTGCACTGCGGCAAGCCGTAG
- a CDS encoding ANTAR domain-containing protein encodes MAEPVYDADAGGGDACTGAESRDARHVGATPGTDITVRTDGERVVVAVRGELDLDSAGPLERALGAALDAARDGIDLELDGVVFCDCSVLNVLLGVREEGLRQGRTVVLRSVGPAVERLLTLTGTGSLFAAGPDPGGTRSAGRRGGVPDGSPPGHLRIELVRLRRALRTRPVIDLARGVLMASFGLSADEAWRVLVLAARNTGGTVRGLARDLVGAVEGNPQPGALPEAVTAAVAEVRS; translated from the coding sequence ATGGCGGAACCGGTATACGACGCGGACGCCGGAGGCGGGGATGCGTGCACGGGTGCGGAGTCCCGCGACGCGCGCCACGTCGGGGCGACGCCCGGGACTGACATCACCGTCCGTACCGACGGGGAGCGGGTCGTCGTGGCGGTACGGGGTGAGCTCGACCTCGACTCGGCCGGGCCCCTCGAACGCGCCCTGGGCGCCGCCCTCGACGCGGCGCGGGACGGGATCGACCTGGAGCTGGACGGGGTGGTGTTCTGTGACTGCTCCGTCCTGAACGTGCTGCTCGGCGTGCGCGAGGAAGGCCTGCGGCAGGGCAGGACGGTCGTCCTGCGCTCGGTCGGCCCGGCGGTGGAACGGCTGTTGACGCTGACCGGCACGGGATCGCTGTTCGCGGCCGGCCCCGATCCGGGCGGCACGCGCTCAGCCGGCCGGCGGGGCGGAGTGCCCGACGGAAGCCCCCCGGGACACCTGCGCATCGAACTCGTGCGACTGCGGCGTGCGTTGCGGACCCGCCCGGTGATCGACCTGGCCCGCGGCGTCCTCATGGCGTCCTTCGGTCTGAGCGCCGACGAGGCCTGGCGGGTCCTGGTCCTGGCCGCCCGGAACACCGGCGGCACGGTGCGAGGCCTCGCCCGGGACCTGGTCGGCGCCGTCGAGGGGAACCCGCAGCCGGGCGCCCTGCCGGAGGCGGTGACCGCGGCGGTGGCCGAAGTCAGGTCCTAG
- a CDS encoding alkaline phosphatase family protein — MAELTRRRLLGSAAGALGAAAALSLLPSSVQKAVAAGQPRGGSLADIEHVVLLMQENRSFDHYFGTLSGVRGFSDPDALTLDSGRSVFYQPDDENPSGYLLPFHLDTRTSSAQAIPSTSHSWSVQHDAWNAGRMDRWLPAHRRADGADGPYVMGYYTREDIPFQFALAETFTVCDHYFSSVLGPTWPNRLMWMTGSIDPEALHGGPVTGNSAPTPFSWTTYAERLQAAGVSWKVYQQEDDYGCNVLEQFAAFRNALPGTELYERGVRPQPEGAFEDDARNDRLPTVSWIMPPGHQSEHPDYLPAAGAAFVASKIEAIAADPEVWAKTAFILNYDENDGLFDHVPPPTPPVGTPGEFVGGLPIGGGFRVPAIIVSPWTVGGWVAGESFDHTSTLRLLERLTGVLEPNISDWRRSAFGDLTSAFRFEDGSALAPALPDGTEEQLVKAQTEVATLPRPTLPGADQSFPHQETGRRPQR, encoded by the coding sequence ATGGCAGAGCTGACCCGACGCCGACTGCTGGGCTCGGCCGCGGGAGCGCTGGGCGCCGCAGCAGCCCTCTCCCTGCTCCCGTCGAGCGTTCAGAAGGCCGTCGCGGCCGGACAGCCCCGTGGGGGCTCGCTCGCCGACATCGAGCACGTCGTCCTGCTGATGCAGGAGAACCGCTCCTTCGACCACTACTTCGGCACCCTCTCCGGCGTGCGCGGCTTCTCCGACCCCGACGCGCTCACCCTCGACAGCGGACGGTCGGTCTTCTACCAGCCCGACGACGAGAACCCCAGCGGCTACCTGCTGCCCTTCCACCTCGACACCCGCACCTCCAGCGCCCAGGCGATCCCCTCGACGAGCCACTCCTGGTCGGTGCAGCACGACGCCTGGAACGCCGGCCGGATGGACCGCTGGCTGCCCGCCCACCGCAGAGCCGACGGCGCCGACGGCCCCTACGTCATGGGCTACTACACACGCGAGGACATCCCGTTCCAGTTCGCCCTCGCCGAGACCTTCACCGTCTGCGACCACTACTTCAGCTCGGTGCTGGGTCCGACCTGGCCGAACCGCCTGATGTGGATGACCGGTTCCATCGACCCGGAGGCGCTCCACGGCGGCCCGGTGACCGGCAACTCCGCGCCGACGCCCTTCAGCTGGACGACGTACGCCGAACGTCTCCAGGCGGCCGGCGTCAGCTGGAAGGTGTACCAGCAGGAGGACGACTACGGATGCAACGTGCTGGAGCAGTTCGCCGCGTTCAGGAACGCGCTGCCCGGCACCGAACTGTACGAGCGGGGCGTACGACCCCAGCCGGAGGGCGCCTTCGAGGACGACGCCCGCAACGACCGCCTGCCGACGGTGTCCTGGATCATGCCCCCGGGCCACCAGTCCGAGCACCCGGACTACCTGCCGGCGGCCGGCGCGGCCTTCGTCGCCTCGAAGATCGAGGCCATCGCGGCCGACCCGGAGGTCTGGGCCAAGACCGCGTTCATCCTCAACTACGACGAGAACGACGGCCTCTTCGACCATGTGCCGCCCCCCACTCCGCCCGTCGGCACGCCCGGCGAGTTCGTCGGCGGCCTCCCGATCGGCGGCGGCTTCCGGGTCCCGGCGATCATCGTCTCGCCCTGGACCGTGGGCGGCTGGGTGGCCGGTGAGAGCTTCGACCACACGTCGACCCTGCGGCTGCTGGAACGACTCACCGGGGTCCTGGAGCCCAACATCAGCGATTGGCGGCGCAGCGCGTTCGGCGACCTCACCTCGGCGTTCCGCTTCGAGGACGGCAGCGCACTCGCACCGGCGCTGCCGGACGGCACGGAGGAACAGCTGGTGAAGGCGCAGACGGAGGTCGCCACCCTGCCCAGGCCCACTCTGCCGGGCGCCGACCAGAGCTTCCCCCACCAGGAGACGGGCCGCCGCCCACAGCGCTGA
- a CDS encoding cysteine hydrolase family protein: MSKTALIVIDMINTYDHPDAEFLLPSADSVVPVIAGLLERARGAGVPVVYVNDNFGQWRSHHGELLDRALAGRYAPLVEPLVPDEESLFVVKARHSVFFETPLSYLLDQEAIDRVVLCGQVTEQCVLYSALDAHIRHLEVTVPRDAVAHIHADLADAALTMMRRNMGARVCDSDELWN; encoded by the coding sequence ATGAGCAAGACCGCACTGATCGTGATCGACATGATCAACACCTATGACCATCCGGACGCGGAGTTCCTGCTGCCGTCCGCCGACAGCGTGGTTCCGGTGATCGCCGGTCTCCTCGAACGGGCCCGCGGCGCAGGCGTGCCCGTCGTCTACGTCAACGACAACTTCGGCCAGTGGCGCTCCCACCACGGCGAACTCCTCGACAGGGCGCTCGCCGGCCGGTACGCCCCACTCGTCGAGCCGCTGGTGCCGGACGAGGAGTCCCTCTTCGTCGTCAAGGCGCGGCACTCCGTCTTCTTCGAGACCCCGCTGTCGTACCTCCTCGACCAGGAGGCAATCGATCGCGTCGTGCTCTGCGGGCAGGTCACGGAACAGTGCGTGCTCTACTCGGCCCTCGACGCCCACATCCGCCATCTCGAGGTGACCGTCCCCCGGGACGCCGTGGCCCACATCCACGCCGACCTGGCGGACGCCGCGCTGACCATGATGCGGCGCAACATGGGCGCCCGGGTGTGCGACAGCGACGAGCTGTGGAACTGA
- a CDS encoding diacylglycerol/lipid kinase family protein produces MNGTGRSKWALPHVGQAQQDAVARARGWARLALVLVAACVAVVMAGAGSGGWLVLLAGFALLALAAAGVWWMLAHRGGPRLLGGLLAVTAPVGVLVLYATSGLWPVAVGALALWAGALASARSALRSVRRPKGTHGRRTPPPRRPVLIMNVRSGGGKVVKHDLAARAEALGARVILLGVDDGYVDPAAEARRAVAEGADLLGVAGGDGTQALVAGVAAELDVPFLVVAAGTRNHFAMDLGLDRTDPVRSLDALTSGVELRVDLGDVSGRPFVNTVSFGAYAEIVQSPDYRDAKAATALDHLPDLLQGASGPVLAVRTDDTAVHAPQALLVSNNAYARADPLGGGRRPRLDSGLLGVIGVRVESAAQAAELALLGERAGSITSVTSKRVVVEADRERIAVAVDGEALELDIPVVCTVRPAALRVRVPRHRPGAAYAPPTVDWRRVARLALGHPDPRTIKEAYDV; encoded by the coding sequence GTGAACGGAACAGGCAGATCGAAGTGGGCGCTGCCGCACGTCGGCCAGGCCCAACAGGACGCCGTCGCCCGCGCGCGCGGCTGGGCGCGGCTCGCCCTGGTGTTGGTGGCCGCGTGCGTGGCGGTGGTCATGGCCGGCGCCGGTTCCGGCGGCTGGCTGGTGCTGCTCGCCGGGTTCGCCCTGCTCGCGCTGGCCGCGGCGGGCGTGTGGTGGATGCTGGCGCACCGGGGCGGCCCCCGACTGCTCGGGGGTCTCCTGGCGGTGACCGCGCCCGTGGGCGTGCTGGTGCTGTACGCGACGTCGGGGCTGTGGCCGGTGGCGGTGGGCGCGCTCGCGCTGTGGGCGGGGGCGCTGGCCTCGGCCCGGTCCGCGTTGCGCAGCGTGCGCCGTCCCAAGGGCACCCACGGCCGCAGGACCCCGCCGCCGCGCCGACCGGTGCTGATCATGAACGTGCGCTCGGGCGGCGGCAAGGTCGTCAAGCACGACCTCGCGGCGCGCGCCGAGGCGCTCGGCGCGCGGGTGATCCTGCTCGGCGTCGACGACGGTTACGTCGACCCGGCGGCGGAGGCCCGTCGGGCCGTCGCCGAGGGCGCGGACCTGCTCGGCGTCGCGGGCGGCGACGGCACCCAGGCGCTGGTCGCGGGTGTGGCCGCCGAACTCGACGTGCCCTTCCTGGTGGTCGCCGCCGGCACCCGCAACCACTTCGCCATGGACCTCGGCCTCGACCGCACCGACCCGGTGCGCAGTCTCGACGCCCTCACGAGCGGCGTCGAACTGCGTGTGGACCTCGGGGACGTGAGCGGACGGCCCTTCGTCAACACCGTCTCCTTCGGGGCGTACGCGGAGATAGTGCAGAGTCCCGACTACCGCGACGCCAAGGCCGCCACGGCCCTCGACCACCTGCCCGACCTGCTGCAGGGCGCCTCGGGTCCGGTTCTGGCCGTGCGCACGGACGACACCGCGGTGCACGCGCCGCAGGCGCTGCTGGTCAGCAACAACGCCTACGCCCGCGCCGACCCGTTGGGCGGTGGCCGCCGCCCCCGGCTGGACTCGGGGCTGCTCGGGGTGATCGGCGTGCGGGTGGAGAGCGCGGCCCAGGCCGCCGAACTCGCCCTGCTCGGCGAGCGCGCGGGCAGCATCACCTCGGTGACCTCCAAACGCGTCGTCGTCGAGGCCGACCGCGAGCGCATCGCGGTGGCCGTCGACGGCGAGGCCCTCGAACTCGACATTCCCGTGGTGTGCACGGTACGGCCCGCCGCGCTGCGGGTCCGGGTGCCGCGGCACCGCCCCGGCGCGGCCTACGCGCCCCCCACGGTCGACTGGCGGCGCGTCGCCCGACTCGCGCTCGGCCATCCCGACCCCCGCACGATCAAGGAGGCCTACGATGTCTGA
- a CDS encoding helix-turn-helix transcriptional regulator, which yields MEGVPEPHSGWTFLTNHARVLAAIADDHSARIRDIAAHCRLTERAVQKIIADLEQDGYLSHTKEGRSNIYRIEPGQVLRHPAEAGLSVASLLSLLAHDEAGRARRP from the coding sequence ATGGAGGGAGTGCCCGAGCCACACAGCGGATGGACGTTTCTGACCAACCACGCCCGCGTACTCGCGGCCATCGCGGACGACCACAGCGCCCGCATCCGGGACATCGCCGCACACTGCCGGCTCACCGAGCGGGCGGTCCAGAAGATCATCGCCGACCTGGAACAGGACGGCTATCTGTCCCACACGAAGGAAGGGCGCAGCAACATCTACCGGATCGAGCCCGGCCAGGTGCTGCGTCATCCCGCCGAAGCGGGACTGAGCGTGGCGTCACTGTTGTCGCTGCTGGCCCATGACGAGGCGGGCCGCGCCCGGCGTCCGTGA
- a CDS encoding phosphatase PAP2 family protein, translating to MSDRPAKLTARRLVGDLATLDQALYEAVTVTRTPTLDTALRRLSAAADHSKLSFAVAAALALRGGRPRRAALLGVAAIGVASASANLLGKQLVRRPRPHRAEDSPYPGRHVPMPHSASFPSGHTASAVAFAAAVGPTLPVCAVPLGVLACAVGYSRVHTGVHYPGDVVAGAVLGTGAAALVLALAARVGD from the coding sequence ATGTCTGACCGCCCAGCGAAGCTGACCGCCCGGCGACTGGTGGGCGACCTCGCCACCCTGGACCAGGCTCTGTACGAGGCGGTCACCGTGACCAGGACGCCCACCCTGGACACCGCGCTGCGCCGGCTGTCCGCGGCCGCCGACCACTCCAAGCTGTCCTTCGCGGTCGCCGCCGCGCTCGCCCTGCGCGGCGGCCGCCCGCGCCGCGCAGCGCTGCTCGGCGTCGCGGCCATCGGCGTCGCCTCGGCCAGTGCCAACCTGCTCGGCAAGCAGCTCGTGCGCCGTCCCCGGCCGCATCGCGCGGAGGACTCGCCGTACCCGGGCCGGCACGTGCCGATGCCGCACTCGGCGTCGTTCCCGTCCGGGCACACCGCCTCGGCCGTAGCCTTCGCCGCAGCCGTCGGCCCGACGCTGCCGGTCTGCGCGGTACCGCTCGGCGTGCTGGCCTGCGCGGTGGGCTACTCGAGGGTCCACACCGGTGTGCACTATCCGGGTGACGTGGTGGCCGGTGCGGTCCTCGGCACGGGTGCGGCCGCACTCGTCCTCGCGCTCGCCGCCCGCGTCGGGGACTGA
- a CDS encoding flavin reductase family protein — translation MRVDHDPEALGPGAFYRLLTAVVVPRPIAWVSTLAADGTANLAPHSFFTVACTDPPIVQFTSVGRKDSLRNVEATGEFVVNLAPEELLGQINATATDFPAHEGEFDAVGIEREPSLRVRPPRVAASPVALECRLHSTVVIGDCTLVLGEVVHAAVDEDVVVDGRPDIRRLRPLSRLGGNEWGTVGEIHDLARVAYRDLPPS, via the coding sequence ATGCGCGTCGATCATGATCCCGAAGCCCTGGGCCCGGGCGCCTTCTACCGGCTGCTCACCGCCGTCGTCGTACCCCGGCCGATCGCCTGGGTGTCGACCCTCGCGGCGGACGGCACCGCCAACCTCGCCCCGCACTCCTTCTTCACGGTGGCCTGCACCGACCCGCCGATCGTCCAGTTCACGTCCGTGGGACGGAAGGACTCGTTGCGCAACGTCGAGGCCACCGGCGAGTTCGTCGTCAATCTCGCACCCGAGGAGCTCCTCGGACAGATCAACGCCACCGCCACCGACTTCCCCGCGCACGAGGGCGAGTTCGACGCGGTCGGCATCGAGCGGGAGCCCTCCCTGCGCGTGCGGCCGCCCCGCGTGGCGGCCTCACCCGTGGCCCTGGAGTGCCGCCTGCACTCCACCGTCGTCATCGGCGACTGCACCCTGGTCCTCGGCGAGGTCGTGCACGCCGCCGTGGACGAGGACGTCGTCGTCGACGGCCGCCCGGACATCCGCCGGCTGAGGCCTCTCTCGAGGCTGGGCGGCAACGAGTGGGGCACCGTCGGCGAAATCCACGACCTGGCCCGCGTCGCCTACCGCGACTTGCCGCCGTCCTGA
- a CDS encoding cupin domain-containing protein — protein MNRPAPVGSRPAAEPAPVLLADGLLTERLALAAPEGTRVVVADYEIPPGGSLPWHYHDGRVVAVVTAGVLTRTLADGSECVTPAGGCIVEPVGPRGVHMAENRESGPLRICALFFLPRDCALSTRADPPAAAARD, from the coding sequence GTGAACCGCCCCGCGCCCGTCGGGAGCCGGCCCGCCGCCGAACCCGCACCGGTTCTGCTCGCCGACGGCCTCCTCACGGAACGACTGGCTCTGGCCGCGCCGGAGGGCACCAGGGTGGTGGTCGCCGACTACGAGATCCCGCCGGGCGGCTCACTGCCCTGGCACTATCACGACGGCCGGGTCGTCGCCGTCGTGACGGCCGGGGTGCTGACCCGGACCCTGGCGGACGGATCCGAGTGCGTGACGCCCGCGGGGGGCTGCATCGTGGAGCCGGTGGGGCCGCGGGGCGTCCACATGGCGGAGAACCGGGAGTCCGGCCCCCTGCGCATCTGCGCCCTGTTCTTCCTTCCCCGGGACTGCGCACTGTCTACGCGCGCAGACCCCCCGGCGGCGGCCGCGCGCGACTGA